A single region of the Brassica rapa cultivar Chiifu-401-42 chromosome A03, CAAS_Brap_v3.01, whole genome shotgun sequence genome encodes:
- the LOC103860507 gene encoding uncharacterized protein LOC103860507 → MAVSFHIRSKSLPSRSHPQAAHVDEQLACLRSSEEASTSSICKRVDNLQELHESLDRLIRLPFTQQALAQVQNKIFVEQLLDGSLRILDYCNISKDVLSQMKEGLIEIQSILRRKRGDLSGEVRNYLASRKSLKKTFPKIQKSLNVVAREGEPLAVFGEAEAITVSLFESLFSYMFGSKTCGKWSVVSKLMSKKKVTAEAQVNEFTRADSEFQSGKTLKIEDVQILVSCIQDLEDGVESLSKSLIKYRVSILNTLGH, encoded by the coding sequence ATGGCAGTCTCTTTCCATATTCGCTCTAAAAGTTTACCTTCTAGATCTCACCCACAAGCCGCTCATGTCGATGAGCAGCTGGCCTGTTTGAGATCTTCTGAGGAAGCCTCAACATCTTCTATCTGCAAAAGAGTTGACAACCTTCAAGAACTACACGAGTCTCTTGACAGGCTCATTCGTTTACCCTTTACCCAACAGGCACTAGCACAAGTACAAAACAAGATATTCGTCGAGCAGCTTCTTGATGGATCTCTCAGGATCTTGGACTATTGCAACATTTCCAAGGATGTTTTGTCGCAGATGAAAGAGGGTCTCATCGAGATCCAATCTATTCTACGAAGAAAGCGAGGTGATCTATCAGGAGAGGTCAGGAATTACTTAGCCTCAAGAAAGTCACTCAAGAAGACATTCCCTAAAATACAAAAGTCTCTCAATGTTGTCGCACGTGAAGGAGAGCCTTTGGCTGTCTTTGGAGAAGCAGAGGCTATCACAGTTTCTTTGTTTGAGTCTCTCTTTAGCTACATGTTTGGATCAAAGACTTGTGGAAAATGGTCAGTCGTCTCAAAGCTAATGAGCAAGAAGAAAGTTACAGCTGAAGCTCAAGTAAACGAATTCACTAGGGCTGATTCTGAATTTCAGTCTGGAAAGACCTTGAAGATAGAAGATGTTCAGATCCTAGTGTCATGTATTCAAGATCTTGAAGATGGAGTTGAATCTCTTTCAAAGTCATTgatcaaatatagagtttcaatTCTTAACACATTAGGCCACTAA
- the LOC103860508 gene encoding B3 domain-containing protein At1g08985, which produces MDPDMMTKRVLTDTDLSTQGWLILPTQKIENIEKNLGFTLPRNGAQVEILDNDKSYWVNLNKNKAGYYIGEGWKKFRDERDLKTGDVIQLYWKDTKFIFSMCPTEASQKGESSSSIDQWENNKSYIKINK; this is translated from the exons ATGGATCCCGATATGATGACAAAAAGGGTGTTAACAGACACCGATCTTTCCACACAAGGTTGGTTGATTTTACCAACACAGAAGATCGAGAACATAGAAAAGAACCTGGGATTTACGTTACCCCGAAATGGTGCTCAGGTGGAAATTCTGGACAATGACAAGTCCTATTGGGTAAACCTTAATAAAAACAAAGCTGGTTATTATATCGGAGAAGGGTGGAAAAAATTCAGAGATGAAAGAGATCTCAAAACAGGGGATGTCATCCAATTATATTGGAAAGATACAAAATTCATTTTCTCTATGTG CCCAACGGAAGCAAGTCAGAAAGGAGAAAGCAGCTCCTCTATTGATCAATGGGAGAATAATAAAtcatacataaaaataaataaataa
- the LOC103860506 gene encoding uncharacterized protein LOC103860506 yields MPVSFHVRSNSYPSRLHPQAAHVDEQLTRLRSSDETSTSSSSSICQRLDNLQDLHESLDKLIRLPFTQHALPLEQNKKAVEQILDGSLRILDLCNISKDALSQMKEGLMEIQSMLRRKRGDLSGEVKKYLASRKSIKKSLQKALKSLKVKQDQECNEESLAVFGEAEAITVSLFDSLFCFMSGSKTCSKWSLVSKLMNQKKVTCEAQANEFTRVDSECESEKTLKMEDVQILESCIQDLEDGLESLSKSLIKYRVSILNTLGH; encoded by the coding sequence ATGCCTGTCTCCTTCCACGTTCGATCTAACAGTTACCCCTCTAGACTTCACCCACAAGCTGCTCATGTTGATGAGCAGTTGACTCGTTTGAGATCTTCTGATGAAACCTCGACATCTTCAAGCTCTTCTATATGTCAAAGACTTGACAACCTTCAAGATCTTCACGAGTCTCTTGACAAACTTATTCGCCTACCTTTCACACAACATGCTTTACCTCTAGAGCAGAACAAGAAAGCCGTCGAGCAGATTCTTGATGGATCTCTCAGGATCTTGGATTTATGCAACATCTCCAAGGATGCTTTGTCACAGATGAAGGAAGGTCTCATGGAGATCCAGTCGATGCTGAGAAGAAAGCGTGGAGATCTATCGGGAGAGGTTAAGAAGTACTTAGCCTCAAGAAAATCCATCAAGAAGTCATTGCAAAAGGCCCTTAAGAGTTTGAAGGTGAAACAAGACCAAGAGTGCAACGAAGAGTCTCTGGCGGTGTTTGGAGAAGCAGAAGCTATTACAGTTTCTCTGTTTGATTCTTTGTTTTGCTTCATGTCTGGATCAAAAACATGCAGCAAATGGTCACTCGTCTCAAAGCTAATGAACCAGAAGAAGGTTACATGTGAAGCACAAGCAAATGAATTCACAAGAGTTGACTCTGAATGCGAATCAGAGAAGACTTTGAAAATGGAGGATGTGCAGATCCtagagtcatgcattcaagatCTTGAAGATGGACTTGAATCTCTTTCCAAGTCCTTGATTAAATACCGAGTCTCGATTCTTAACACCTTAGGCCATTGA